A portion of the Cellulophaga algicola DSM 14237 genome contains these proteins:
- the aat gene encoding leucyl/phenylalanyl-tRNA--protein transferase, with protein MIFLSEELIFPDVSKANHEGMLAVGGDLSPERLLLAYKSGIFPWFNEDSLILWWSPDPRMVLFPHKINISKSMRKVIKDRQFTLTKNVDFKTVLEYCSMVDRKDQDGTWITEKMKEAYLKLHEKGIAHSYEVWEKDTLVGGLYGIDLGHVFCGESMFSLVSNASKFAFISLAKELAIKNYTLIDCQVYTEHLESLGAEEIAREDFVKLL; from the coding sequence ATGATTTTTCTTTCTGAGGAATTAATTTTCCCTGATGTTTCAAAGGCTAACCACGAAGGTATGCTTGCTGTTGGGGGAGATCTTTCTCCTGAACGGCTATTGTTGGCTTATAAAAGCGGAATTTTCCCTTGGTTCAACGAGGATTCTTTGATTTTGTGGTGGAGTCCTGATCCACGAATGGTATTATTTCCTCATAAAATAAACATTTCTAAAAGCATGCGTAAGGTGATTAAAGATCGCCAATTTACCTTAACCAAGAATGTAGATTTTAAAACAGTACTGGAGTATTGCTCTATGGTCGATAGAAAGGACCAGGACGGCACTTGGATTACAGAGAAGATGAAAGAAGCTTACCTTAAGCTTCATGAAAAAGGCATTGCGCATTCGTACGAAGTTTGGGAAAAAGATACTTTAGTAGGGGGGTTGTATGGTATAGATTTAGGTCATGTTTTTTGTGGAGAAAGTATGTTTAGTCTAGTGAGCAATGCCTCTAAATTTGCTTTTATAAGTTTAGCAAAAGAGTTAGCGATAAAGAATTATACGTTAATAGATTGTCAAGTCTACACAGAGCACCTTGAAAGTTTAGGTGCAGAAGAGATAGCTAGAGAGGATTTTGTTAAGTTATTGTAA
- a CDS encoding BLUF domain-containing protein, with the protein MFELTYKSVAASGISNADILAIRETAISVNKTNDITGCLVFYKNQFIQILEGDEEIVQKVFSKIVEDSRHLNVQVLYEGEKDQRFFPDWNMAFTDISVSLGEDAEVKSYANNLLLLSEFIEKPTTTLKMFWRGINKLIINPTSL; encoded by the coding sequence ATGTTTGAATTAACATATAAATCGGTTGCAGCTTCTGGAATTTCAAATGCAGATATCTTGGCAATTCGGGAGACAGCTATTAGTGTTAATAAAACTAATGACATTACAGGCTGTTTAGTTTTTTACAAAAATCAATTCATCCAAATCTTAGAGGGAGATGAGGAGATTGTTCAGAAAGTGTTTTCAAAAATAGTTGAAGACAGTAGGCATTTAAATGTTCAAGTATTATATGAAGGAGAAAAAGACCAGCGTTTTTTTCCAGATTGGAATATGGCATTCACGGATATAAGTGTAAGTTTAGGAGAAGATGCTGAGGTTAAGAGCTATGCAAACAATCTTCTTTTACTTTCAGAGTTTATTGAGAAACCAACCACTACGTTAAAAATGTTTTGGAGGGGTATTAATAAACTAATAATTAACCCAACAAGTTTATAA
- a CDS encoding sensor histidine kinase: MNFNPEKKTITIILQITSFVIVSLILWNTNSFFKKFKEEERNKVEIWASALVELQSLPADADPGNLPLKIFQNNTTTPMILMNRDGAIKVSNMPKEITTDTALIQKKIIKFGEENKPIKIEYKGEDLATLYYGNSDVLNKLKYYPIALLLIIFLFGTVIYFFFKTNKSSEQNKLWAGMAKETAHQIGTPLTSLLGWNELLKAENINPSITEEIEKDIARLETITERFSKIGSLPILAEHDIVVETKNAFDYLKLRSSKLIHFSFSSKAENLPVLLNKSLFQWTIENLVKNGIDAMRGKGSISVEILKEGNNAVILVSDTGHGILKKDFNTIFNPGFTSKKRGWGLGLSLVKRIVEEYHKGKIKVLTSSKDGTIMKITFKLNS; this comes from the coding sequence ATGAACTTTAACCCTGAAAAGAAAACTATAACTATAATCCTACAAATAACCTCTTTTGTTATTGTAAGTCTTATACTTTGGAACACAAATAGTTTTTTCAAAAAATTCAAAGAAGAAGAACGTAACAAAGTAGAAATTTGGGCCAGTGCCTTGGTAGAATTACAATCTTTACCCGCTGATGCCGATCCTGGTAATTTACCCTTGAAAATATTTCAAAACAATACGACTACCCCAATGATTTTAATGAACAGGGATGGTGCTATTAAGGTGAGTAACATGCCTAAAGAAATCACTACCGATACCGCCCTGATTCAAAAAAAAATAATAAAATTTGGAGAGGAGAATAAGCCCATAAAAATTGAATACAAGGGGGAAGATTTAGCCACATTATATTATGGAAATTCTGATGTATTAAACAAACTAAAATATTACCCCATTGCTCTACTTTTAATTATCTTCCTTTTCGGTACTGTTATTTATTTCTTTTTCAAAACAAATAAGTCTTCGGAGCAAAATAAACTTTGGGCAGGAATGGCAAAAGAAACTGCGCACCAAATAGGAACACCATTAACCTCTCTTCTAGGTTGGAATGAACTTTTAAAAGCAGAAAATATAAATCCGAGTATTACGGAAGAGATTGAAAAAGATATTGCTAGACTAGAAACCATTACAGAACGTTTCTCTAAAATAGGCTCCTTACCTATTTTAGCAGAACATGATATTGTTGTAGAAACCAAAAACGCATTTGATTATTTAAAACTGAGAAGTTCCAAACTAATTCATTTTTCATTTAGCAGTAAAGCAGAAAATCTTCCGGTACTTTTAAACAAATCACTATTTCAATGGACCATTGAAAATTTAGTTAAAAACGGAATTGATGCTATGCGAGGAAAAGGGAGCATTAGTGTTGAAATTTTAAAAGAAGGAAATAATGCCGTAATTTTGGTCTCCGATACAGGCCACGGAATTTTAAAAAAAGATTTCAATACCATATTTAATCCTGGATTTACCTCTAAAAAAAGAGGCTGGGGCTTAGGCTTATCACTAGTAAAACGAATTGTGGAAGAATACCATAAAGGAAAAATAAAAGTTCTTACTTCGAGTAAGGACGGTACAATAATGAAAATTACTTTTAAATTAAATTCGTAA
- a CDS encoding flavin reductase family protein, with product MISILPDEVTTAKLHGYLLGAVGPRPIAFASTIDENGRPNLSPFSFFNVFSANPPILIFSPARRVRDNTTKHTLENCLRTKEVVINVVNFDMVQQMSLSSTEYPAGENEFQKAGLTMLVSDVVKPFRVAESPVQFECKVIKVEALGENGGAGNLIFSEVVKVHVDKAILDENGAIDQHKIDLVARMGGNWYSRANEGLFEVPKPLSSLGIGVDAIPAEIRFSTVLTGNDLGRLGNVEKIPTEKEVQEFLASNEELRVIISADDKKIIHSKAQEYLHKNDVLSAWKVLLSN from the coding sequence ATGATTTCTATACTGCCGGATGAGGTAACAACAGCAAAATTACATGGGTATTTACTAGGGGCTGTAGGTCCTAGGCCTATTGCTTTTGCGAGTACTATAGATGAAAATGGAAGGCCTAATTTATCTCCTTTTAGTTTCTTCAATGTGTTTAGTGCTAATCCGCCGATTTTAATTTTTTCTCCTGCACGTAGGGTTCGCGACAATACTACAAAGCATACGCTAGAAAACTGTTTACGAACTAAAGAGGTGGTAATTAATGTTGTGAATTTTGATATGGTACAACAAATGTCACTTTCTAGTACAGAGTATCCAGCAGGAGAAAATGAATTTCAAAAAGCGGGTCTAACAATGTTAGTTTCTGACGTAGTTAAACCTTTTAGGGTAGCAGAATCTCCTGTACAATTTGAGTGCAAAGTCATTAAAGTTGAGGCTTTGGGTGAAAACGGCGGAGCCGGAAATTTAATTTTTTCTGAAGTTGTAAAAGTTCATGTAGACAAAGCAATTTTAGATGAAAATGGAGCTATAGATCAGCATAAGATAGATTTAGTAGCTAGAATGGGTGGTAATTGGTATAGTAGAGCAAACGAAGGTTTGTTTGAAGTGCCTAAACCATTATCTTCGTTAGGAATTGGTGTTGATGCAATACCTGCAGAAATACGTTTTAGCACGGTGTTAACCGGGAATGACCTAGGTAGGTTAGGGAACGTTGAAAAAATACCTACAGAAAAAGAAGTTCAAGAGTTTTTAGCTTCAAATGAGGAGCTACGAGTGATCATAAGTGCAGATGATAAAAAAATAATTCATAGTAAAGCACAGGAATATTTACATAAAAATGACGTACTTTCCGCTTGGAAAGTATTATTATCAAATTAA
- a CDS encoding HlyD family secretion protein — protein sequence MLNISNNVLNEKVDLSGYKSTQRVFHKRHYKYFNRFLIGSALFGFIVLFLPWTQNVRGKGSLTSLKPDQRPQTIQSPIPGRIEKWYVQEGDFVNKGDTILFISEIKNEYFDPKLVERTGDQIKAKERSVVSYEGKVKALNNQIGALATERGLKLQQAKNKLLQAKLKVQSDSIDLMAAATNLEISERQYDRTVLLQEEGLKAVTDVEEKRLKLQETQAKLISQQNKLLASRNEILNASVAISSVQTAYTDKISKAQSDMYSAQSGQYDSQAQVTKLENQFTNYEMRNDMYYIKAPQSGYINKAIQAGIGETFKEGDKLVGIMPSVYDKAVEMFVAPLDLPLIHKGEKVRIEFDGWPAIVFSGWPNASYGTYGGVVVAVETFISPNGKYRILLAQDSEDQAWPNEIRVGSGANTIALLEDVPIWYELWRQLNGFPPNYYQPNATATKDKK from the coding sequence ATGCTTAATATATCTAATAACGTATTAAATGAAAAAGTAGACCTTTCTGGCTATAAGTCTACGCAACGCGTTTTTCATAAGAGGCACTATAAGTATTTTAATAGATTTTTAATCGGATCTGCCTTGTTTGGTTTTATTGTTTTGTTTTTGCCGTGGACGCAAAATGTTCGTGGTAAAGGGTCTTTGACTTCTTTAAAACCAGATCAACGCCCGCAAACCATACAATCTCCTATTCCAGGACGTATAGAAAAATGGTATGTGCAAGAAGGCGATTTTGTAAATAAAGGAGATACTATTCTATTTATTTCAGAAATTAAAAATGAATATTTTGATCCTAAATTGGTAGAGCGTACAGGAGACCAAATTAAAGCTAAAGAAAGGTCTGTAGTCTCTTATGAAGGCAAAGTAAAAGCGCTGAATAATCAAATTGGTGCATTGGCCACAGAACGAGGTTTGAAATTGCAACAAGCTAAAAATAAATTGTTACAAGCAAAGTTAAAAGTACAGAGTGATAGTATTGATTTAATGGCGGCAGCAACTAATCTTGAAATATCAGAACGTCAATATGATCGTACTGTGCTGTTGCAAGAAGAGGGGCTAAAGGCAGTTACAGATGTAGAAGAAAAAAGGTTAAAGTTGCAGGAGACACAGGCTAAATTAATTTCTCAACAGAATAAATTATTAGCAAGTAGGAATGAAATTTTAAATGCTTCAGTAGCAATAAGTAGTGTACAAACGGCGTACACGGATAAAATATCTAAAGCGCAAAGTGATATGTATAGTGCGCAATCAGGGCAATACGATTCGCAAGCACAGGTAACAAAATTAGAAAATCAGTTTACCAATTATGAAATGCGAAATGATATGTATTACATTAAAGCGCCACAAAGTGGGTACATAAACAAAGCAATTCAGGCGGGTATTGGTGAAACTTTTAAAGAAGGTGATAAATTGGTGGGTATTATGCCCTCTGTGTATGATAAAGCGGTAGAGATGTTTGTAGCGCCTTTAGATTTGCCTTTAATACATAAAGGAGAGAAAGTGCGTATAGAGTTTGATGGATGGCCTGCTATTGTATTTAGCGGTTGGCCAAATGCATCTTATGGTACTTATGGCGGAGTTGTAGTGGCTGTAGAAACATTCATTAGTCCCAATGGAAAATACCGCATTCTTTTAGCGCAAGACTCAGAAGATCAAGCATGGCCCAACGAGATTCGTGTGGGCTCTGGCGCAAATACAATAGCCTTGTTAGAAGATGTGCCAATTTGGTATGAGTTATGGCGACAATTAAATGGTTTTCCGCCCAACTATTATCAGCCAAACGCAACAGCAACTAAGGATAAGAAATAA
- a CDS encoding TetR/AcrR family transcriptional regulator yields MDRLLQSVKIAINDKIFLKDPESSDLGKKIIEHSILMIHEIGFEKFTFKKLGEVIKSNESSIYRYFENKHKLLLYLASWYWGWLEYQLVFSTNSIGDPSKKLEKAIEVLAKTIEQDSHFSHINEVILSKIVINEYSKSYLTKELDEENKEGYFIIYKRLVLRLSEIIHQVNPTYEYPSSLASTILEGSLHQFFLKDHFPTLTDCHQPKSPTNYFLDLVFKTLAPITNG; encoded by the coding sequence ATGGATAGGCTTTTACAATCGGTAAAAATTGCAATAAATGACAAGATTTTTCTTAAGGATCCTGAATCCTCTGATTTAGGTAAGAAAATAATAGAACATAGCATTTTAATGATTCATGAGATAGGTTTTGAGAAATTCACTTTTAAAAAATTAGGGGAGGTTATCAAGTCTAATGAAAGTTCTATTTATCGGTATTTTGAAAATAAGCATAAGCTTTTGTTGTATTTAGCTTCTTGGTATTGGGGTTGGTTAGAGTATCAATTAGTGTTTTCTACAAACAGTATTGGAGATCCTTCTAAAAAACTTGAAAAAGCAATAGAAGTGCTCGCAAAAACTATTGAACAAGATTCTCATTTTTCGCATATTAATGAGGTTATCTTAAGTAAAATTGTTATTAATGAGTATTCCAAATCGTACTTAACGAAAGAGTTAGATGAAGAGAATAAAGAGGGTTATTTTATTATCTATAAGCGATTAGTTTTGCGATTATCTGAAATAATTCATCAAGTAAATCCAACCTATGAATATCCTTCTAGTTTGGCTAGTACCATATTAGAGGGGTCATTACATCAGTTCTTTTTAAAAGATCATTTTCCTACCTTAACAGATTGTCATCAGCCTAAATCACCCACTAACTATTTTTTAGATTTAGTATTTAAAACCTTAGCACCAATAACAAATGGCTAA
- a CDS encoding peptidase domain-containing ABC transporter, which produces MAKNALTAWKRLIGLLKLDKRDILQTFYYAIFAGIVNLTLPLGIQAIINLIQGAQISSSWIVLVVLVTGGVAFGGLLQLMQIRIIENVQQKIFTRASFEFAYRFPKIKMSELKDYYPPELANRFFDTLNVQKSLAKVLLDFPAALLQIVFGLLLLSFYHPFFIVYGLLLLVLIYVVFKFTARKGLETSLAESKYKYKVAHWLQEVARSLVSFKLSGKTNHALYKNDVLVAEYLEARESHFRILVIQFIQMIGFKVLVTAGLLVIGGLLVLNQEMNIGQFVAAEIIILLVINSVEKLIKGLETIYDLLTSLEKLGQVVDKELEPQEGETPLTETTELTVEISEISYIPQGATYKVIDDLSLTLHPKSTTLLMGANGSGKTTLLRLIAGLIHPTEGAVYVNNISLENILPNHYRNFIGQSLTEESPFEGTIFDNITFGDQTISQKDLYWAIENTGLTKFVKEQPKGIQTILFPEGQQIPHNVAKKIVLARAIVRKPKLLILKEPLDQLDEIEALTIMDFLTNKTNPWSVVVVSHDVKWFSRVDKIITLEDGKIVSTK; this is translated from the coding sequence ATGGCTAAAAATGCACTTACCGCTTGGAAACGTTTAATTGGGTTGTTAAAACTTGATAAGCGAGACATTTTACAAACTTTCTATTATGCAATTTTTGCTGGGATCGTCAACTTAACACTTCCGTTAGGGATTCAGGCAATTATCAACCTCATTCAAGGAGCACAAATAAGTAGTTCCTGGATTGTATTGGTAGTTTTGGTTACTGGAGGTGTTGCTTTTGGGGGCTTATTACAGCTCATGCAGATTAGAATTATTGAAAACGTTCAGCAAAAAATATTTACAAGGGCGTCTTTTGAATTTGCGTATCGGTTTCCGAAAATTAAAATGAGTGAATTAAAAGACTACTATCCTCCAGAATTGGCAAATAGGTTTTTTGATACTTTAAATGTTCAGAAATCATTAGCTAAAGTGTTGTTAGATTTTCCGGCTGCACTACTGCAAATAGTATTCGGACTTTTATTACTATCCTTTTATCATCCATTTTTTATAGTCTACGGATTGTTGCTTCTGGTACTTATTTATGTGGTGTTCAAATTTACAGCACGAAAAGGCTTAGAGACCAGTCTGGCAGAATCTAAATATAAATATAAAGTAGCTCATTGGCTTCAAGAGGTTGCGCGTTCTTTAGTAAGTTTTAAATTATCAGGAAAAACCAATCATGCCTTATATAAAAATGATGTGTTGGTTGCTGAGTATTTAGAGGCAAGAGAAAGTCATTTTAGAATTTTGGTGATCCAATTCATTCAAATGATTGGTTTTAAAGTTTTGGTAACTGCTGGGTTATTAGTGATAGGAGGGTTATTGGTTTTAAATCAAGAGATGAATATCGGGCAGTTTGTTGCTGCCGAGATTATTATTTTATTGGTGATAAACTCAGTAGAAAAATTGATTAAAGGCTTAGAGACTATCTATGATTTATTAACATCTCTTGAGAAATTAGGACAGGTTGTAGATAAAGAATTAGAGCCGCAAGAAGGAGAAACTCCGTTAACAGAAACCACTGAGCTAACTGTAGAGATTTCAGAAATTAGTTACATTCCTCAAGGAGCAACTTATAAGGTTATTGATGATTTATCCTTAACGCTACACCCTAAAAGTACAACGCTTTTAATGGGAGCAAATGGTTCGGGAAAAACAACTTTATTGCGCTTAATAGCTGGTTTAATTCACCCAACAGAAGGTGCTGTTTATGTAAATAATATTTCGTTAGAAAATATTTTACCAAATCACTATAGAAACTTTATAGGGCAATCGTTAACGGAAGAAAGTCCGTTTGAAGGAACTATTTTTGATAATATTACATTCGGCGATCAAACAATTTCTCAGAAAGATTTGTATTGGGCTATTGAGAATACAGGGCTTACCAAATTTGTAAAAGAACAACCTAAAGGGATCCAAACTATATTATTTCCAGAAGGACAGCAAATACCGCATAATGTAGCTAAGAAAATTGTGTTAGCTAGGGCAATCGTAAGGAAGCCAAAACTATTAATTTTAAAGGAACCATTAGATCAGTTAGATGAAATAGAAGCCTTAACGATTATGGATTTTCTGACGAACAAAACCAATCCTTGGTCGGTTGTTGTAGTAAGTCATGATGTTAAATGGTTTAGTCGCGTAGATAAGATCATTACACTTGAAGACGGTAAAATTGTAAGTACAAAATAA
- a CDS encoding TolC family protein encodes MSKVFLYSLLFFSFCVSAQDLGAEVLNFKEYLGYVKKYHPIAKQAALTLDIGQANLLKARGGFDPKIEVDYGTKQFKGTEYYEKINAVFKIPTWYGVNFKGAFEQNEGVYLNPEATVPDDGLYSAGVSMSIGQGLWINDRMATLKKAKYFREQSKADRDILVNQVLFDAAKAYFDWLQAYNENIIFDSFLSNADIRLDGVKKSAYSGQIAAIDTVEATITLQDRALNLEQAKVRLMQKSLELSSFLWLDNVPIELQENVIPDENVAEDINKTLGINGVPLDSFTIENHPKLKSLTYKMDGLRVDKNLKANKLLPKIEIEYNFLTETPEYFNSLLTDYYKGGIRFQLPLFLRKERGDLKLAKFKLQDAKYELDNAEIVIRNKVIAMYRELASFEKQNVLIADMVENYETLLAAEERKFSFGESSLFLINSRENKLIESKLKQNSVQNKFFVTKAKLFNSLAINPKDL; translated from the coding sequence ATGAGTAAAGTTTTTTTGTACAGTCTTTTATTTTTTAGCTTTTGTGTAAGTGCACAAGACTTGGGTGCGGAGGTGCTAAACTTCAAGGAGTATTTAGGGTATGTAAAAAAATATCATCCCATAGCAAAACAAGCAGCGTTAACTCTAGATATAGGGCAGGCAAACCTGTTAAAAGCTAGGGGAGGTTTTGATCCTAAAATTGAGGTAGATTATGGAACCAAACAATTTAAAGGGACTGAGTATTACGAAAAAATAAATGCTGTTTTTAAGATTCCTACCTGGTATGGGGTGAATTTTAAAGGTGCCTTTGAACAAAATGAAGGAGTGTATTTAAATCCTGAAGCTACGGTTCCTGATGATGGCTTGTATAGTGCAGGGGTAAGTATGTCTATTGGTCAAGGACTTTGGATTAATGACCGAATGGCAACCTTGAAAAAAGCTAAGTATTTTAGGGAACAATCCAAAGCAGACCGAGATATTTTAGTAAACCAAGTTTTGTTTGATGCTGCAAAAGCATATTTTGATTGGTTACAGGCATATAATGAGAATATAATATTTGATAGTTTCTTATCTAATGCAGACATTCGTCTAGATGGGGTTAAAAAAAGTGCGTATTCAGGGCAAATTGCAGCAATTGATACCGTTGAGGCTACCATAACCTTACAAGACAGAGCATTAAATTTAGAACAAGCAAAAGTTAGATTGATGCAAAAATCATTAGAGCTTTCAAGCTTTTTATGGTTAGATAATGTGCCTATTGAACTTCAGGAAAATGTTATTCCTGATGAAAATGTGGCTGAAGATATCAATAAAACTTTAGGAATTAATGGAGTGCCTCTAGATAGTTTTACCATAGAAAATCACCCTAAATTAAAATCACTTACCTATAAAATGGATGGGTTACGGGTAGATAAAAATTTAAAGGCGAATAAATTATTACCAAAAATAGAAATTGAATATAATTTTTTAACCGAAACACCCGAGTATTTTAATTCATTACTAACCGATTATTATAAAGGAGGTATCCGCTTTCAATTGCCGCTATTCTTAAGAAAAGAACGAGGAGATTTAAAATTAGCAAAATTTAAATTACAAGATGCAAAATACGAATTAGATAATGCGGAGATCGTCATTAGAAATAAGGTAATTGCAATGTACCGTGAGTTAGCATCTTTTGAAAAGCAGAATGTACTTATTGCAGATATGGTAGAAAACTATGAAACTTTATTAGCAGCAGAAGAGCGTAAGTTTAGCTTCGGAGAAAGCTCTTTATTTTTAATCAATTCAAGAGAAAATAAACTTATAGAATCTAAATTGAAACAAAATTCTGTTCAAAATAAATTCTTTGTAACTAAAGCCAAATTATTTAATAGCTTAGCGATAAATCCTAAAGATTTATAA
- a CDS encoding DUF3127 domain-containing protein, producing the protein MEVEGKVKMVGETQTFGNNGFRKREIVVTTEEQYPQHIMVEFVQDKCDLLDSVSVGQPIKIGINLRGREWVNPQGETKYFNSIQGWRIESAQAAAPNSSAGIPPAPPMDSFQPADDLNEEDHDDLPF; encoded by the coding sequence ATGGAAGTAGAAGGAAAAGTGAAAATGGTTGGGGAAACTCAAACCTTTGGAAATAACGGATTTAGAAAAAGAGAAATTGTCGTTACTACAGAAGAGCAATATCCGCAACATATTATGGTAGAGTTTGTTCAAGATAAGTGTGACTTATTGGACAGCGTAAGTGTTGGACAGCCTATAAAAATTGGAATTAATTTACGCGGTAGAGAATGGGTTAATCCACAAGGAGAAACTAAATATTTTAACTCTATTCAAGGTTGGAGAATAGAAAGTGCTCAGGCGGCAGCACCAAATTCAAGTGCAGGAATACCTCCAGCACCACCAATGGATTCTTTTCAGCCAGCAGATGATTTAAATGAAGAAGATCACGACGATTTACCTTTTTAA
- a CDS encoding DNA-3-methyladenine glycosylase I yields the protein MEKQRCGWCQGDDLYEAYHDLEWGVPVKEDDKLFEFLILETFQAGLSWITILRKRENFREAFDSFDYKKIAKYDAIKIEELLQNAGIIRNKLKINATISNAIAFLKIQEEFGSFSTYIWEFVKHKPIKNTVENYKLAPANTPLSDVISKDLKKRGFKFVGSTVIYAQMQATGMVNDHEITCFRYNEV from the coding sequence ATGGAGAAACAACGATGTGGATGGTGCCAAGGCGATGATTTATACGAAGCTTATCATGATCTAGAATGGGGCGTACCCGTAAAAGAGGATGATAAGCTTTTTGAATTTTTAATTCTAGAAACCTTTCAAGCAGGTTTAAGCTGGATTACCATTCTACGAAAAAGAGAAAATTTCAGGGAAGCTTTTGATTCTTTCGATTATAAAAAAATAGCCAAATATGATGCTATTAAAATTGAAGAATTACTCCAGAATGCTGGAATTATAAGAAATAAGCTTAAAATTAATGCAACGATTTCTAATGCTATTGCATTTCTAAAAATACAAGAAGAGTTTGGTAGTTTTAGCACCTACATCTGGGAATTTGTTAAGCACAAACCCATCAAAAATACCGTAGAAAACTATAAATTAGCACCAGCAAATACACCGCTATCTGATGTAATTAGCAAAGACTTAAAAAAAAGAGGATTTAAATTTGTAGGCAGTACGGTGATATATGCACAAATGCAAGCTACCGGAATGGTAAATGATCATGAAATAACCTGTTTTAGATATAATGAAGTATAA
- a CDS encoding HIT family protein, giving the protein MASIFTKIISGEIPSYKIAENEEFFAFLDINPNAKGHTLCVPKKEVNKIMDLDDATYMGLMAFSKKVGQALERAIACKRVGMTVIGLEVPHVHVHLIPLNEMKDATFQHKVKFSDEEFKAIAKKIKAELA; this is encoded by the coding sequence GTGGCTAGTATATTTACAAAGATTATCAGTGGAGAAATTCCTTCTTATAAAATTGCTGAAAACGAGGAGTTTTTCGCTTTTTTAGATATCAACCCAAATGCAAAAGGGCATACGCTATGTGTTCCTAAGAAAGAGGTAAATAAAATAATGGATTTAGATGATGCTACCTATATGGGATTAATGGCTTTTTCTAAAAAAGTTGGTCAGGCGCTAGAGCGTGCTATAGCTTGTAAGCGTGTTGGGATGACTGTTATTGGCTTAGAAGTGCCACATGTACACGTTCATTTAATCCCTTTAAATGAAATGAAAGATGCTACTTTTCAGCATAAAGTTAAGTTTTCTGATGAAGAGTTTAAGGCTATTGCAAAAAAAATAAAAGCAGAATTAGCTTAA
- a CDS encoding DUF2490 domain-containing protein — translation MITSYIKLGLSLILFFIITPSFAQDNFTGYLEPQISVNHKISPLYAFNFSTSNRAYFYKDGATAVNMRQLDFAHFSELTIASNQSFSLGIQYRFRALFEEEKENELRITQQYNYKFKPKSIRYGHRVRTEQRISPSLTTFRFRYRFAADMPLKGEKLDIGEPYIIVSTESLLSVANTKKPSYDQRFSSQIGYKLSSNTKVQIGLEYRLEEYNTTLAQVLFLNSAFVLTL, via the coding sequence ATGATCACGTCTTATATTAAACTAGGGCTTTCCCTAATTCTCTTTTTTATAATAACCCCTAGTTTTGCTCAAGATAATTTTACAGGATACCTTGAGCCTCAAATTTCCGTAAACCATAAAATATCTCCGCTCTATGCGTTTAATTTTTCTACAAGCAATAGAGCCTATTTCTATAAAGACGGAGCAACTGCCGTTAATATGCGACAATTAGATTTTGCTCATTTTTCTGAATTAACGATAGCCTCTAATCAAAGTTTTTCTTTAGGAATTCAATATAGATTTAGAGCCCTCTTTGAGGAAGAGAAAGAAAATGAGCTGCGAATTACACAACAATATAATTACAAATTTAAACCAAAATCTATACGATATGGACACAGAGTACGAACAGAACAACGTATCTCTCCCTCATTAACGACATTCCGGTTTAGATATAGATTTGCGGCAGATATGCCTCTGAAAGGCGAAAAACTTGATATAGGAGAACCTTATATTATAGTTTCTACAGAAAGTTTATTAAGTGTAGCCAATACAAAAAAACCAAGTTACGATCAACGTTTTTCTTCCCAGATTGGTTACAAATTGAGCTCAAACACCAAAGTGCAAATTGGCTTAGAATACCGACTAGAAGAATACAATACAACTTTAGCACAAGTACTTTTCTTAAATTCTGCTTTTGTTCTTACCCTTTAA